GTAAAAAAATCCTCCTGTATGTTACAAAATAATAAGTTCTTTTGGTGATTTCGTAATTACTTCATTACCTTCACTTGTTACAATGATATCATCTTCAATACGTACGCCGCCAATACCTGGAATATAAATACCTGGTTCTACTGTTACAGCCATACCTGGTTCAAGAACTGTATCAGAACGGAACGCTAAACCTGGTGCTTCATGGATTTCAAGACCGATTCCATGGCCAGTAGAGTGTCCGAAGTATTCACCGTATCCTTTTTCCGTTATGTAATCGCGCGTTAACGCATCCGCTTCACGGCCTGTTAAACCAGCTTTAATACCGTTCACACCACGTAGTTGTGCTTCTAAAACGATATTATAAATTTCTTTCAATTTATCAGATGGTTCACCAACTGCAATCGTACGAGTAATATCAGAACAATATCCTTTATAATAAGCGCCGAAGTCTAATGTAACGAAATCTCCTGTTTCTATCACTTTTTCAGATGCCACGCCGTGCGGTAATGCCGAACGAAGACCTGAAGCAACGATAATATCAAACGAAGAAGATGTTGCTCCTTGTTTTCTCATGAAAAATTCAAGTTCATTTGACACTTCAATTTCAGATACTCCCGGGCGAATGAATGATAGAATATGCTCAAAGGCAGCATCTGCAATCTGTGCAGCTTCCTTTAATATCTTAATCTCTGAATCAGTCTTTATCAAGCGTAACTTTTCTACAAGGCCAGAAGTCGGGATAAATTCAGCATCAATCGCTTCCTTATGCACTGAATAAGAACTATATGTAAGAGTATCTTGCTCAAAACCAAGCTTTTGAATTCCAAGCTCTTTCACTTGCTTTGCCACTTTATCAATGATCAATCCTGCGTGCTGCACAATCTCATATCCAACCGCTTGTTTACTTGCCTGCTCGACATAACGGAAATCTGTAATAAATTGAGCACGATCTTTTGAAATAAGAACAACACCAGCTGTTCCTGTGAAGTTAGCCATATATCTACGACTATGTTCATTTGTTAACAAAATACCGTCAATACCAGCCTCATCAAATGCACTTCGTAATCTTTCGATTTTCTCCATTACTTTATGCCTCCCTCAATTTCTCCATTAATGCAAATAACGCTAACTTATAGCCATAAAAACCAAATCCAACAATTTGTCCCGCACAAACAGCTGCCGTCACAGATTCATGACGGAACGACTCACGCTGGTGAATGTTAGAAATATGTACTTCAATAACAGGAATCGAAATGCTCGCAATTGCATCTCGAATCGCATAGCTATAATGTGTAAATGCTCCAGGATTTAAAATGATCCCTTCATATATATCTTCCGCCTCATGAATACGATCGATAATCGCACCTTCATGATTCGATTGGAAACATTCTAACTCCACTCCCATTGTTTCTGCTTCTTGCTTCATATCTGCTTCAAGTGTCGCTAGCGTGCCCTTTCCATATACATTTACCTCACGAACACCAAGGCGATTTAGGTTAGGACCGTTTACGAGGAGTACCTTTTTCATATGCTTAAAACTCCTTATTATTAAATGTCTATACAACATTTTAACATAGGAGTTACTTATTTGAATAGTTTGTCTTCTCTTCCCCTTCTCGCTCGGCCTTATTGGTATTTACTGCGTAAGAAACAGAGTAGGCTATAAACACACCATACAATATAAAAATGCATATGGTCGTCACAATTGTTTCTTTCGGTAAATGGAGTGCACTTTTAATAGCAGGAGCCATTAAACCCATCCCCAAAAACAGTAGTGCCCACCAAAATAGCCCATAAATAATTCCCGCTATAATCCCTTCAAACTTCGCAAAAAATGCTTTATACAAAAAGGCAATCAAAATTGAAAGAAGTCCCATACACACTATTCCGGACACATTGCCCCATACACCCTCTTTCCAACTCCCAAACGCAAATGGTAAAAGGAAATAATTTGGTCCCGCCTCCGTGAATGAAAATATATGAAGGAAATACCATATTCCGCCCCAAAAGATTCCACCAAACAAACCAATCTGCACAAAATTCCTTGTTCCTAATTGTTCTTGACTCACATCAACACCTCCGCTCAATAGTATGCCCGAAACTATTTTGAAGCATGTTTAAATACTGCGAAATTTGTCTATAAAAAGAATAAGAAATGTCCGACTCTCATAACATTTTCACTTGTCATCTACTTGTATTTGCCGATAAAATAAAGGAAACTCGGTGATTGTCTTATTTCAAAACGACAGAACCCAGTATGACAATTGCCTCTTTTTCTACATAAGAGAGAAACAAATACAGGTTGGTGTTAACATGGCAGAAGAGTCAAAACAAATATATGGCGGGCAAGCGGTCATAGAAGGAGTTATGTTTGGCGGTAGAGAATATACTGTTACAGCGGTTCGTCGTAAAGATAAATCGATTGAATTTTATCGATTACCACGCGTTCGTAATAAAGTACTATCTACCCTAAAAAAAATTCCATTTTTACGAGGGATTGCCGCTATTGTGGATGCAAGTGCGAATGGAGCAAAGCATTTAAACTTCGCTTCAGAACGATTTGACGTCCACCCAGAAGATGATGAACAAATTGCAAATAAAAAAGAAGAACAATCAAAATTAACGATGGTATTAGGAGTTGCAGCTGTTGGCGTTTTATCTTTTATATTCGGTAAAGTCATTTTCACAGCAGTTCCTGCACTATTAGCTGAATTAACGAGACCGATTTTCCCATCTCATACTGGGCAAATCATTGTCGAAAGTGTCATTAAGCTCATGCTATTATTGAGCTATATATACTTTATTTCTTTAACCCCACTTATTAAGCGGGTATTTCAGTATCACGGTGCAGAGCATAAGGTAATCAATGCTTACGAGAATAACCTTCCTCTGACTGTAGAAAACGTTCAAAAGCAAACTCGTCTCCATTATAGATGCGGCAGTAGCTTTATTATATTTACAGTCATTATTGGAATGTTCGTTTATTTCCTAGTCCCTACAGACCCTCTTTGGGCACGAGTTATAAACCGAATTTTATTAATTCCAGTTGTACTTGGTATTTCTTTTGAAGTATTGCAATTTACAAATCGATTAAGAGATATTCCCGTATTACGCGTACTTGGATATCCTGGGTTATGGCTACAACTATTAACAACGAAAGAACCAACAGATGACCAAGTGGAAGTAGCAATTGCATCGTTTGAAGAATTATTACGTTTAGAGAACAAACAATAATTATTTAAAAATGGTGTTCAACTCCTTTCCTCATCGTTAATATACTAATTTTAATATACGTTTTTAGGAGGTGTCCCTTATGAACGGTCGTTCGTTTACTTTCGCTATATTTGTGCTTATTATCGGATTGGCAATATTCGGCCTTGTTTCATCTGTTATTACAAATCCCATGGGTGTATTAAGAAATATCGGGTACATGTTACTTGTTGTCGGTATCTTTTACTTGCTATACAAGATGTTTACAAATTCCAGTGGTTCTGCAAATTCGCAAAGCTCATATAAGCGTGCGGCAAAACAATCGAACCGCAAACATGGGAAACAAAATGTAGCACCCCTAGGCAATTCTTTCTTTAAGTCAAATACTTCTAATGACAAAATTAAAAAAGGGAATTCTTCCACTTTGAAACGAAAAAGAAAACAGTCTCATTTAACTGTCATTGAAGGCAAAAAAAGCAAAAAGAAAGACCGTGCTTCCTTTTAGGAAGTACGGTCTTTTTTTATACTTTGAAGCACTTCTTTTAAACTTTTCTCTTTCATACTTTCAATTCGAAGATGATGATTTTCAAATGGTAAATTCCGCGTCACATCATTGGGTACCACAATGCACGTTAATCCCGCTGCAACTGCTGCTCTCAATCCATTTAATGAATCTTCAAATACAACAGCTTCAGACGGCTTAATTCCTAATTCTTCTATTGCAACTCGATAAAGAGCTGGATCTGGTTTTACCTTCTCAACATCTTCTCTCGTTTTAATTACTTCAAAATATTCTCGAATTTGTAGTTCTTCTAAAAAATGAATAACCCATTCTCTAGACGAACTAGAAGCTAGTGCGATTTTTAATCCCATTTCTTTCGCTTCTTCTAAATATTCTTTTACCCCGTCACGAGCTTTTGGTATTTTCATTTTCTCTTTATGTAAAGTTGCCACTTTTTCTTTTAATGCACTTTTGTTAAAATTCTCTTTTAATTGATCATTTAAATATGCATAAAGTACCTCATCTGTTGTTCCAATGCATTTTGCAAATTCCTCTAAAGGTAGTTCCCCGCCGTATTCACGAACAGCATCTCTGAAAGAGTGAAACCATATCGTTTCTGTGTCCACAATTAATCCATCAAAATCAAAAATAATTGCTTTCATAATTCTCCCATCCTTTTCGAATTGAAATAAAAAAGGAAACGCCATACGTTCCCCTTAATTACTTTTCTCTTCATTTGCTCTTTGAACACCGCGAAGTGTTTCCACTCGGACTGCATCTTGTTCAAAGTATTGCACTAAATCACCAATGCGATCAATCGCTTCCCAACTTAAATGATGTTCAATTCCTTCTACATCATTGTAAATTTTACCTTCATCCACACCGATAATACGCATAAATTGCTCTAGCAAATCATGACGATATACGAGACGTTCTCCGATTTTTTTACCTTTTGTTGTTAATACAAGCCCTCTATATTTTTCATAAATTAGATATTCATCTTTGTCTAATTTTTGCACCATTTTTGTTACAGAGGATGGATGTACACTAAGCG
This genomic interval from Bacillus thuringiensis contains the following:
- the pepQ gene encoding Xaa-Pro dipeptidase, with the translated sequence MEKIERLRSAFDEAGIDGILLTNEHSRRYMANFTGTAGVVLISKDRAQFITDFRYVEQASKQAVGYEIVQHAGLIIDKVAKQVKELGIQKLGFEQDTLTYSSYSVHKEAIDAEFIPTSGLVEKLRLIKTDSEIKILKEAAQIADAAFEHILSFIRPGVSEIEVSNELEFFMRKQGATSSSFDIIVASGLRSALPHGVASEKVIETGDFVTLDFGAYYKGYCSDITRTIAVGEPSDKLKEIYNIVLEAQLRGVNGIKAGLTGREADALTRDYITEKGYGEYFGHSTGHGIGLEIHEAPGLAFRSDTVLEPGMAVTVEPGIYIPGIGGVRIEDDIIVTSEGNEVITKSPKELIIL
- the aroQ gene encoding type II 3-dehydroquinate dehydratase, encoding MKKVLLVNGPNLNRLGVREVNVYGKGTLATLEADMKQEAETMGVELECFQSNHEGAIIDRIHEAEDIYEGIILNPGAFTHYSYAIRDAIASISIPVIEVHISNIHQRESFRHESVTAAVCAGQIVGFGFYGYKLALFALMEKLREA
- a CDS encoding YqhR family membrane protein, giving the protein MSQEQLGTRNFVQIGLFGGIFWGGIWYFLHIFSFTEAGPNYFLLPFAFGSWKEGVWGNVSGIVCMGLLSILIAFLYKAFFAKFEGIIAGIIYGLFWWALLFLGMGLMAPAIKSALHLPKETIVTTICIFILYGVFIAYSVSYAVNTNKAEREGEEKTNYSNK
- a CDS encoding DUF1385 domain-containing protein; protein product: MAEESKQIYGGQAVIEGVMFGGREYTVTAVRRKDKSIEFYRLPRVRNKVLSTLKKIPFLRGIAAIVDASANGAKHLNFASERFDVHPEDDEQIANKKEEQSKLTMVLGVAAVGVLSFIFGKVIFTAVPALLAELTRPIFPSHTGQIIVESVIKLMLLLSYIYFISLTPLIKRVFQYHGAEHKVINAYENNLPLTVENVQKQTRLHYRCGSSFIIFTVIIGMFVYFLVPTDPLWARVINRILLIPVVLGISFEVLQFTNRLRDIPVLRVLGYPGLWLQLLTTKEPTDDQVEVAIASFEELLRLENKQ
- a CDS encoding SA1362 family protein; its protein translation is MNGRSFTFAIFVLIIGLAIFGLVSSVITNPMGVLRNIGYMLLVVGIFYLLYKMFTNSSGSANSQSSYKRAAKQSNRKHGKQNVAPLGNSFFKSNTSNDKIKKGNSSTLKRKRKQSHLTVIEGKKSKKKDRASF
- a CDS encoding HAD family hydrolase, with the translated sequence MKAIIFDFDGLIVDTETIWFHSFRDAVREYGGELPLEEFAKCIGTTDEVLYAYLNDQLKENFNKSALKEKVATLHKEKMKIPKARDGVKEYLEEAKEMGLKIALASSSSREWVIHFLEELQIREYFEVIKTREDVEKVKPDPALYRVAIEELGIKPSEAVVFEDSLNGLRAAVAAGLTCIVVPNDVTRNLPFENHHLRIESMKEKSLKEVLQSIKKDRTS
- the mntR gene encoding transcriptional regulator MntR, producing MPTPSMEDYIEQIYLLIDEKGYARVSDIAEALSVHPSSVTKMVQKLDKDEYLIYEKYRGLVLTTKGKKIGERLVYRHDLLEQFMRIIGVDEGKIYNDVEGIEHHLSWEAIDRIGDLVQYFEQDAVRVETLRGVQRANEEKSN